A segment of the Rickettsia bellii RML369-C genome:
TTCTAAAAAACATCTAGCACTACCTTATAGACCAGGCGTTGGTATGATGATATTAAACGCCGATAATAAAATATTTGTTGGTAAGCGAATAGATACTAAAATCTCTGCATGGCAAATGCCGCAAGGTGGAATAGTACCTGGCGAAACCCCAAGTATTGCAGCTATGCGTGAAATGTTAGAAGAAATAGGAAGCAGCAAAGGATATATAATTGCCGAAAGTAAATGCTGGTATAGTTACGATGTACCAAGTTTTTTAATTCCTAAATTATGGGACGGTAATTTTCGCGGACAGAAACAACGCTGGTTTTTAATTAGATTCACTGGCACTAACGAAGATATTAATATAAACACTCTTAATCCAGAATTTGACGAATGGCGTTGGGCATCACTTGATGAATTACTATCAATTATTATTCCATTCAAACGTAAGCTCTATCAAGCAGTAGTTAAAGAATTTGAATCATTAATACAATAGACATTGCAAACAATTAAAAGCGTTGTTGCACAGCACGATTTTCCTCCCATCATCCCGTGGTTTATACGACATTGTTACGTGGATACCAAATCGTCATTGCGAGCGAATGAAATGAGCGTGGCAATCCAGAAAAAATAATAAAAAATACTAAATAATATTAGTATTTTTTAACTGGATTGCTTCGTCAATTACTTCGTAATTTCCTTAGCTCAGACGGAAAAATTGCTCCACACAACAACGCTTACCGTGGCTTGGGAACTAGATTCAGAAGTTTGACTTTTAATACTAATAATTTTAGCATTTTAACTTGGATTCCGCAATCGAGTCGCAGGGTGACAATGGGAAAACCAAGCCATGCAACAATGTCGATCAAGCCATATAAAATTCATGATTCAGGTAAACTTTTAACTTTCTTGCGTTCAGGTAATAAATAATTTTCTGTTGAAATTACTCTCTTACCGGTTTTATTTTCTAAAGAAATTCTGGCATTTTTAGCTATACCCCCTCCTATTTTACCTGCAACCTTATTTTCTTCCATACCTATTGCATTATTAGTTTCTGCTACTTGACGAGTAGATAACTCAGCAAGAGCAGTAAAAATTAATTCCGCTTCATTCATGTGATCACGTAAATTTTGATTTTTTAAACCTTTTATATTTTTATGCTCTCTGACGCTTATGTCTGCCCATTCTTGATGAATAACATTAGTTAGTATTGCAAATTCATTCTCTTTGGTTACTTCATGATTCTTCCAGTAATCAGTTAACTTATTCCGAGTTTCCTGTCCCATCATACGTTGTTGAATCCACTTATCACTGCGACCATGTCGTTTCCAATTTTCCCTTGCTCTATCAACAGATTTTTCAGGATCAGAGATTTCCTGAATCCTTTCATAACCTACTTTAGCAAGCCATTTTTTAAACGGTTCTGCTTTTGGTGAAGGAATAGATTGTATAATACGCAGCAATGATTCAGTATTTGCACAGTCTGTTAACCTCATTTTACCGTCGGGTGCTTTCAGTTTCAACTCGTGACAAAATGTCACGACTTCACTTTTTTCTTCACTTAATCTTTGTTTAAGTTTACGCCAATAAGCACCAGAATCAACACTATCGGTTAATGCACCTACTACATCAATTACAGAAAACCACCACTCGTTATTATACAAAATTCTTCTGATATTTTTATCCTTAAAAGCTACTAATTTATTAATTTCATCGTTATTATTCATTGTATTTCATATTAATTTTTATGAATTATAGAGGCTCTAAATAAATATTACAACTAATATTAGAAATAAAAATAGTAATAGTAAGAAGTAATTAATAATTGCAAAACTAGTATGTGAGTACGAAATATTATAAAAATATTGTTACCAATTTTTAAAATTATACCTATAGTTTTTCCTTACAATGACCTTTCGAAATTATGGCTGGGTTAAAGTTACAGTAATAGTATCTTGATAATTACCAACATTAGCAAGAGGTTGAGCAGGCAGACTTGCATATATAGTATAATTTCTAGTAACTGGTCCAAGAGCAAGCAAATAGCTATCTTGAATTGTTACTGTACTGCTTGTTCCATTACCAAGTATTTGACTATGAGCAGCATCTTTATATAAATTGTAGGTTAGCTTATTACTGCCGTTAAGCATATTTCTCGGGTTATAAATGTTTGCTGAACCGGTACTAAATTTTAAGGTATAGCTCACAATTAATGAAATTAAAGCACTACAAGTGACTGAAGCCGTAACTGAAGTAGTTTTGCTAGACGACGTACTAACATTACCAAATCCCACAGTTGGTACAGATACGCTACACGTTGCCATGGTTTGACCTGATAAAGCTAAACTAATTAAAAACACTGCAACCAAATATCTTATTCGCATACTATCTCACCTAAATCAATTATCGGATCATTTAAATCTTTATTAACGGGTATACTAAAATGGCAACATTTACTATTTTCTACATTTTCATTACAGACAGAACCATTTAATACTTCAAGATTTTTTATATCATTTATATAAACTTTTCCATTGTAACCAACAAATAACTCTTCATCTATTCCCTCAATAGTAACGGTGCTATCAAGAGGCATGAAATGTTTATTGCTATCAAATATTGTCATTTCCACACTTCTAACAATTTTAATACCAAAGTCTAATTTTACTGCCGATTTCGTTTTTGGTGCAATATTTAATGCAATATCGGAAAACTCTGCATTAAGAGGTAGTTTTTCATCATCTAATCTTATTTCAGATGGAATATAAGGGGTTACGTTTGGAATAAGTATTTTACCTTTATCATCTGTATAACCAACTAGTTGATTATTATTGTACACTCCAACATCTTTCATATCGCTTACCTTAACTAAGGCAATACCTCCGGTAATTGGTCTTGTCATATAATAATTCTTATCAATAGAGACCACGCTACCTTGAATATTGAACTGTTTAGTTGTTGATGCATCATTTTTATACAAATAGAGTCCCATATCATTATGTTCACCATTACGATTAACTTGTACATTATAATTTGTAGATTTAGCTTTAATTAAGTTAGCACTATACCCCCAACCCATATTTGAGCTAATCGGTGATGAAAAGCCAAGCTGTTTGATATGGTAATTATTTTGATATGAATCGATAAGTGAAACACTTCTATTATTATCTAGATTTAAATTAAAGGAAAGATAAGCAAAATTACCTGTATGCCTATTCTTTAAATCTGTACCTATAGTAAAGTTTAAGACGCCTCTTTTGGTAATATTTTTTTGGTAAGTTACTGATATAATATTTGATCTTTTATTTTTGAGTGTACCTTTTATAGCATAAGTTAAAAAATTTACGCTTATATTACCAATATCGCCATTACCATAACTTGCTGAAATTTGATATCTTAAATTTGAATAAGTTTTATTAGGATAGTTATACACGTCTCTATAATTTTTATTATTCCAATCTAAATTACTATTAAAATCAAAATATTCTGATTCATAAGTATATCCGCAATTAACTCTTTGAGAATGTCCAAAGTTTTTGATATTACTTGCTAATGAAATTCCAGCCACTCCATAATTACCAATTTTAAAATTACTAGTTGTGCCAACAGTTCCATTATTTTTCAAAAACTCAAAATGTCCCCCACTTGTTAAATAATCATTTATACCAAGCATATAATCAGTATTAAGAATTAAATATTTATAATCATTACTCTTAATAGTAAAATTTTGTCTTTGAAAACCTGTTTCATACGAAAAATCAGAAAGTCCAGGACGTAGTAAGCTCGGTGCTGCATAATAAGGAATGGTAATTGTTTTGATTTTACCAGTTATATCCTGCGTTTTAACTATTAAATCCCCCCTACCCGTAATAACCGGAATGTTGCTTATATCAAAATCGCCCATTCTAGCTTTTGCATTATATATAGGAATATTATTAGAAAATAATTCAACGCTACTAGGAAGCTCTGATTTTCCCCTGAAATCAAGTAAAGGATAAGTGATTAAATTTGGTCGCACAGAAAAATTAGTAGCATATTGAATTCCAGCAAATCTAGTTGAATTAGACCAAATAGCCGGTTTTGTAAAACTATCACCCACTCGCCAATTGGTCATTTTATTTTCATTTTCATATGTCCAATTAGTTTCTAAACGAGTGAATTTATTATAATTTTTTTGAGCACTCCTTACTTTGGAAAAATTTGAATTAACGGCTTTGCTTTGAAATAAAAAGCTATAACTATATACGCCGTTTTCAGTTGCATAATCCAATTCCTCTACCCCCGCTAGATAATTACTATTATCATCTTGAGTAAGGGTAAGGTTATAATTGAAATATGCTCCATTAATTAGCTTATTGTCAACTTCCTTAATAGGCATCTCAGTAGCATTAAATGATTGACCTTGCATTTTTTCGGTAGGAAAAATAATATCTAAATCTAAATTTTCATGATTTAAACTATATTTAGTGCCTGTTAATAAATCTAAATTAACATATTGTATATCATGATAAGTCACTAAGCCTTGTTTTAGATATTCTTCCTGCACGTTAAAATGCTCAATATCTTCAAGGGGGATTAGATAATTCCCTTGTTTATTTTGCATAATTGTCGGGAATATATCCGTCTCTACATAATTTACTTTTAATGAAACAATTAATTCACTATCATCTGTAATTTCTGCATAGCTCAATGAATTAAATAAAATAATACCTATAAATAATGATATTATTTTATATAAAAAGCACATGGCTTTGATTTATTTAAATTAAAAAATTTTTAGCTGGAAATTGTTATGGGTACGTTAAATTCGACAATAAAATCTACTGTTGAAGTGATAGTATTATCTATTTTTATTTTATGTGCTAATTCTTTTACAGAAATTCTATAAGCATTTTCTGCTGTGGAAACATTTTTTTATCCTTTACAGCAATCCTGATTATCTGGATTTTACCACCCTGTACAGGGAACATTAAAGGTGTTGCTATCAAATCTTTTGTTTCTTTATATTCTTCTTTGCCGTTTTCATATTCTCTTTTTAATACTGTTAACTGAAAACTTCTTTCCATTAGATCATTATTTTGTAATTTTATGGTTGCTATTTTATCATTTTTATTAATATTTATTTTTACCGGCATAATAGTAAAATTAGCAGCAGAGGATAGATTTGAAAATAATACCAGTGAAAATATCACTAAATTAAAATATTTTTTTAACATATGACCTTATAATTATTAAGTTTAGATATTTATGGGATTGTTATGCTTACTGCAATTTGATCGCTATAATTATCTACCGGTACAGTAGTTTGACCTGATGGTATACGACCATAAACAGTATAGGTTTGAGCAAGACCAGTACCTGCTCCTGGTGGTGAATCACTATTATTTGCGTTATTTCCCCAAATAACAGTTCTAGCAGAATCAGAATAGAGAAAATACTGAAGTAAATTACTAGCACTTGCAGCACCTTTCATCTTACGAGTACTAGTAGAGCTACTGTTTTGACCTGAATCTAATTTTACATGATAACCTGTGCCAGCAGTACAAGTTACAGTAACAACCGATGTTTTATCGCTATTATTTTGAGAAGTATAGGGATCAAAACCTAAATTAGTTGCTGAAATTGAGCAATAAGGCTGAACTGTTGCAGTAACTGAAAAATTTACAGAAGTAGCAAAAATTTTATTGCTGTTTAATATTAAAATACTAACAACAATAATATTACGTAGGACCTTAAGGTTATTCTTCATAAATATCCTGTATTAAATTAAAAATAATTAATTTCTATTATTAATCTTTTACAAATCTTAACGATTTTACAAGGATAGTTTAAAAAACAATTATATTTTAAATGATTTTTATGATATTTTTCTCACAGAGTTTTTAAAATCATAAATTTGTTTTATTTTATATCTATTCTATTATTAATTAAGAAAATAATATTATTGTTGTACTGTTAGTAGAAAATGTATATAGTGCGTTTATAGTGAATTAATATTAAACGATTATAAGTGTCTACATATAAGAAAAAAATTGAAAAGCCAAAGTGATATAATTGGTTATGACCAAATCAAAATATAATTGACTATTACATTTGACCATTATAATATAAAAATAATTTTACTTTTTGTGCGATATAAAATGTCTACTAAAATAGCAATCAGTTACTTTAAATCTCATTGTCTTGAAATAATAGATAAATTACAAACAGATAAAGAATCTATTATAATTACTAAAAGAGATAAAGCTGTAGCTCAAATATTGCCTATGGATACTAAAAAAATTTCATTATTCGGTATGCTAAAAGATAAAGCTGAGATAAAAGGTAATATATTAGAACCAATAGAAGAAAAATGGAACGTAGAGCATGAATAACCCTTTAGTATTAGATACTCATGTTCTACTATGGTCATTATTACAACCTAAAGAATTATCAGAAGAGATAAAACATAAAATTAATCTGGCACAAGAAAATTCACAATTATTTTTAAGCTCTATTTCCTTATGGGAAATAGCTATGCTTAGTTTTAAAAAGCGTATTTGTATTTATGAACCTATAAAAGATTTTCTGAATTCTATAACAGATATTAATGGATTAGCCATTAAAGATATTTCTTCAGAAATTGCAGCTGAAAGCATTTCTCTTATGGATGATTTTCATGGCGATCCAGCCGATAGAATTATTGTAGCAACAGCAAAATGTCTTGGAGCTACATTA
Coding sequences within it:
- a CDS encoding RNA pyrophosphohydrolase, giving the protein MNKTSKKHLALPYRPGVGMMILNADNKIFVGKRIDTKISAWQMPQGGIVPGETPSIAAMREMLEEIGSSKGYIIAESKCWYSYDVPSFLIPKLWDGNFRGQKQRWFLIRFTGTNEDININTLNPEFDEWRWASLDELLSIIIPFKRKLYQAVVKEFESLIQ
- a CDS encoding BRO-N domain-containing protein encodes the protein MNNNDEINKLVAFKDKNIRRILYNNEWWFSVIDVVGALTDSVDSGAYWRKLKQRLSEEKSEVVTFCHELKLKAPDGKMRLTDCANTESLLRIIQSIPSPKAEPFKKWLAKVGYERIQEISDPEKSVDRARENWKRHGRSDKWIQQRMMGQETRNKLTDYWKNHEVTKENEFAILTNVIHQEWADISVREHKNIKGLKNQNLRDHMNEAELIFTALAELSTRQVAETNNAIGMEENKVAGKIGGGIAKNARISLENKTGKRVISTENYLLPERKKVKSLPES
- a CDS encoding spore coat protein U domain-containing protein, which translates into the protein MRIRYLVAVFLISLALSGQTMATCSVSVPTVGFGNVSTSSSKTTSVTASVTCSALISLIVSYTLKFSTGSANIYNPRNMLNGSNKLTYNLYKDAAHSQILGNGTSSTVTIQDSYLLALGPVTRNYTIYASLPAQPLANVGNYQDTITVTLTQP
- a CDS encoding fimbria/pilus outer membrane usher protein yields the protein MSYAEITDDSELIVSLKVNYVETDIFPTIMQNKQGNYLIPLEDIEHFNVQEEYLKQGLVTYHDIQYVNLDLLTGTKYSLNHENLDLDIIFPTEKMQGQSFNATEMPIKEVDNKLINGAYFNYNLTLTQDDNSNYLAGVEELDYATENGVYSYSFLFQSKAVNSNFSKVRSAQKNYNKFTRLETNWTYENENKMTNWRVGDSFTKPAIWSNSTRFAGIQYATNFSVRPNLITYPLLDFRGKSELPSSVELFSNNIPIYNAKARMGDFDISNIPVITGRGDLIVKTQDITGKIKTITIPYYAAPSLLRPGLSDFSYETGFQRQNFTIKSNDYKYLILNTDYMLGINDYLTSGGHFEFLKNNGTVGTTSNFKIGNYGVAGISLASNIKNFGHSQRVNCGYTYESEYFDFNSNLDWNNKNYRDVYNYPNKTYSNLRYQISASYGNGDIGNISVNFLTYAIKGTLKNKRSNIISVTYQKNITKRGVLNFTIGTDLKNRHTGNFAYLSFNLNLDNNRSVSLIDSYQNNYHIKQLGFSSPISSNMGWGYSANLIKAKSTNYNVQVNRNGEHNDMGLYLYKNDASTTKQFNIQGSVVSIDKNYYMTRPITGGIALVKVSDMKDVGVYNNNQLVGYTDDKGKILIPNVTPYIPSEIRLDDEKLPLNAEFSDIALNIAPKTKSAVKLDFGIKIVRSVEMTIFDSNKHFMPLDSTVTIEGIDEELFVGYNGKVYINDIKNLEVLNGSVCNENVENSKCCHFSIPVNKDLNDPIIDLGEIVCE
- a CDS encoding fimbria/pilus periplasmic chaperone — encoded protein: MLKKYFNLVIFSLVLFSNLSSAANFTIMPVKININKNDKIATIKLQNNDLMERSFQLTVLKREYENGKEEYKETKDLIATPLMFPVQGGKIQIIRIAVKDKKMFPQQKMLIEFL
- a CDS encoding Csu type fimbrial protein, giving the protein MKNNLKVLRNIIVVSILILNSNKIFATSVNFSVTATVQPYCSISATNLGFDPYTSQNNSDKTSVVTVTCTAGTGYHVKLDSGQNSSSTSTRKMKGAASASNLLQYFLYSDSARTVIWGNNANNSDSPPGAGTGLAQTYTVYGRIPSGQTTVPVDNYSDQIAVSITIP
- a CDS encoding type II toxin-antitoxin system Phd/YefM family antitoxin gives rise to the protein MSTKIAISYFKSHCLEIIDKLQTDKESIIITKRDKAVAQILPMDTKKISLFGMLKDKAEIKGNILEPIEEKWNVEHE
- a CDS encoding type II toxin-antitoxin system VapC family toxin, which encodes MNNPLVLDTHVLLWSLLQPKELSEEIKHKINLAQENSQLFLSSISLWEIAMLSFKKRICIYEPIKDFLNSITDINGLAIKDISSEIAAESISLMDDFHGDPADRIIVATAKCLGATLLTRDQKILTWAKLGHIKSISI